GAGCTGCCCGGCCGGGGCGCGGGCGCGGACCTGATCGGGCGCATGTCGGCCCTGCTGGTGGACATGCGCTTCGACACCACAACCCGCGGTTACCGACTCGCGCCGCGGCCGGGCGCGCTGTCCAGGCGGGCCCGCGATCTGCTGCGGGCCGACCTCGACGCGCTCGAAGAAGTCTGGGAGACAACGGGTTCGAGCGGGCCGATCAAGCTACAGGTCGCGGGCCCGCTGACGTTGGCGGCGCAGGTGGAACTGCCGCACGGGCACCTGGTGCTCACCGATTCCGGTGCGCTGCGCGACCTTTCGGCGTCGCTCGCCGAGGGGCTGCGTGAGCACGTCGCCGAGGTGCGCAGACGGCTCGGCGCGCAAGTGCTGCTGCAGGTGGACGAACCGTCGCTGACCGCGGTGCTCGACGGGTCGTTGCGCGGTGTGAGCGTGCTGGACACGGTGCGCGCCATGCCGGAACCCGAAGCGCTCGCCACACTCGACGCGGTGCTCGCGGCGCAGTCCGCGCCGGTGCTGCTGCACAGCTGTGCCGCCCCGCCCGCGCTCGGCTTCCTGCGCCGAACCAGCGCGGCCGCAATCGGATTCGATCTGGCCACGATCGGCACGAAGGAACTCGACCCGGTGGGCGAGTTGCTCGACGCCGGCAAACATCTGGTACTCGGTGCGGTGCCCACCACTGCGTCCGCCGTCATGCCGGGCTGGCGCGCGCTCGCCGAACCCGGTGTCCGCCTGGTCGATCGGCTCGGCTTCCCCCGCGCGACCCTGGCGACCCAGATCCTGGTCAGCCCGGCGTGCGGCCTGGGCAACGCACCGCTGACCTGGGCCCGCCAGGCCCTGAGCCGCGCCGCCGAGGTCGCCCGCGCCTACGCGGAGGACCCGGAGTCCCTCACCTTCGAGTGAGATGCGGGTGCGGTGACGGAGCGCGCCGCAGTGACGCGGTGTGGCGCGACGCATAACCGCGCGGCGCGGCGCTGAGTCCGCCCGAAAATTGGCCGACGCGGGGCCGCGACGTGCGCGAACACTGCCGTGTGATGTCGGTGGGCTCGGCTAATGTGCGTTGGGTGAGTGACAGCAGTGCGGTGGACAACGACACGAACGCGCCCGCCCCGGCGACGGCCGAGCAACGCGTGCGGTGGCAGCAGTTGGCGGACGAGGTGCGCGAGCATCAGTTCCGCTACTACGTGCGCGATTCGCCGATCATCACCGACGGCGAGTTCGACACGCTGCTGCGCCGCCTGCAGGCCATGGAGGAACAGCACCCCGATCTACTTACCCCGGATTCGCCGACCCAGCTGGTCGGCGGCGGGTTCGCGACCGACTTCACCGCGGTCGACCACCTGGAGCGGATGCTGTCGCTGGACAACGTGTTCGACTTCGACGAGCTGCGCACCTGGGCGAGCCGCGTCGAGGCCGAGACCGGGCCCGATCTGCACTATCTGTGCGAGGTGAAGATCGACGGCGTCGCGCTGAACCTGGTGTACGAGAACGGGCGGCTGGTGCGCGGCGCGACCCGCGGTGACGGGCGCACGGGCGAGGACGTCACGCTCAACGCGCGCACCATCGAGGACATCCCGGGTGAGCTGACGCCCAGCGCCGAGTTCCCGATCCCGGCGTTGCTCGAGGTGCGCGGCGAGGCGTACATGCGCCTCGAGGACTTCGAGACGCTCAACGCGGCCATCGTGGCCGACGGCAGACCGCCGTACGCCAATCCGCGCAACACCGCGGCCGGCTCACTGCGGCAGAAGGACCCGGCGGTCACCGCCCGCCGCCGGCTGCGGATGATCTGCCACGGCTTCGGCCGCATCGAGGGCTATGCCCCGGCCTCGCAGCACGAGGCCTATCGGGCGCTGGCGGCCTGGGGCCTGCCGGTGTCCGACCACACCAAGCTGGTGCAGGGCATCGACGCCGTCATCGAACGGGTCGCGTACTGGGGCGAGCATCGCCACGATATCGAGCACGAGATCGACGGCCAGGTCATCAAGATCGACGAGATGGCCCTGCAGCGCAGGCTCGGGTCCACCTCGCGCGCGCCACGCTGGGCGATCGCCTACAAGTATCCGCCCGAGGAGGCGACCACCAAGCTGCTCAACATCGAGGTGAACGTCGGTCGCACCGGCCGGGTCACCCCGTTCGCGGTGATGGAGCCGGTGTCCATCGCGGGGTCGACGGTCTCGATGGCCACGCTGCACAACGCGTCGGAGGTCGAACGCAAGGGCGTGCTCATCGGCGACACGGTCACCATCCGCAAGGCGGGCGACGTGATCCCCGAGGTGCTCGGCCCGGTGGTGGACGCGCGCACCGGCGCGGAGCGCGCGTTCGTGATGCCGACGCACTGCCCGGCCTGCGGCACCGAATTGGCCCCGCAGAAGGAGGGCGACGCCGATATCCGCTGCCCGAACCAGCAGTTCTGTCCAGCCCAGCTGCGTGAGCGGGTGTTCCACGTGGCCGGGCGCGGCGCGTTCGATATCGAGTCGCTCGGGTACGAGGCGGCGAACGATCTGTTGAAGTCGGGCGTGATCACCGACGAGGGTGATCTGTTCGACCTCGATGAATCCCGTCTGCTGGCGACCACACTGTTCGCCAACAAGGACGGCGGGTTGTCCGCGAACGGCCGCCGCCTCCTGGACAACCTGGACGCGGCCAAGAGCCGGCCGCTGTGGCGGGTGCTCGTGGCGTTGTCGATCCGGCATGTCGGGCCCACTGCCGCAAGGGTTCTGGCGCGGGAGTTCGGCAGTCTCGATCGGATCCAGGACGCCTCGGCCGAGGAGCTGGCCGCCGCCGACGGGGTCGGACCCACCATCGCGGCGGCGGTCGCGGAATGGTTCACCGTCGAGTGGCATCGCGCGATCGTCGGCAAGTGGCGCGCCGCGGGCGTGCGGATGGCCGACGAGCGCGACGAGTCCATCGAGCGCACGCTCGAAGGGCTGTCCATCGTCGTCACCGGCTCGCTGGACGGGTTCTCCCGCGACGGCGCGAAGGAGGCCATTCTGGTGCGCGGCGGCAAGGCGGCGGGTTCGGTGTCGAAGAAGACCGCGTTCGTGGTGATCGGTGATGCGCCGGGCTCGAAGGCGGCCAAGGCGGAGGAACTCGGGGTGCCGATCCTCGACGAGGACGGGTTCCGGCTGCTGCTGGAGGCGGGGCCGGACGCGGTGACGCCGCAGTCCGAAATCGAGTCCGAGACGGAAGGGTAAGCAGGACAGCCGGATTCACCCGGCGTGCGAGTTACTCGCCGCCGCTCCCTTGACCTCAACCTATCTCGAGGTATGAGGATCGACTGGTAGGGCACTACCAGGAGGTCATCATGGCTCGTCGTACCGCACTGATCACCGGCGCCTCCGCCGGATTCGGCCGGGCGCTCGCCCGCTCGCTCGTACATCGGGGCTGGCGGGTGCTCGGGACGGCCCGGGACGCCGAACGGCTCGCCCGAGTGGCCGCTGAGCTCGGGCCCGCCTTCGTCGCGGTCCCCGGCGATGTGACCGATCCGGCGCATCGTGCGGAGCTGGCCGAAGTGGCCAGTGGCGCAGGAGAACTAGCGCTGGTGGTGAACAACGCGAGCGCGCTCGGACCGAGTCCGCTGGTCCGCCTCGCCGACTATCCGCTCGACGAACTCGAGCTGGTGTACCGGACCAATGTGATCGCGCCGCTCGCCGTAGTGCAGTTCGCGCTGCCGCTGCTGGCGGCGGACGGCAGCGTGGTGAACCTCAGTTCGGACGCGGCGCTCGAGCCGTATCCGGAATGGGGCGGCTACGGTTCGTCGAAGGCGGCGCTCGACCAGCTCACCGTGATCCTGGGCGCCGAGCATCCGCAGTTGTCGATCTACGCGTTCGATCCGGGCGATATGCGGACCGCGATGCACCAGGCGGCCTTTCCCGGTGACGACATCTCCGACCGTCCCGAGCCCGAGACCGTGGTCCCAGCGCTGCTGCGGCTGCTCGACGAGAAACCGAAGAACGGGCGCTACGCCGCCGCCGATTTCGCGGTGGGGCACCGGTCATGACCGTGCTCATCGACCGGCCGCGGTTCGTTCTCCCGCCCGAACGCAATGCGGTCGCCCCGCCGGAGG
This genomic stretch from Nocardia brasiliensis ATCC 700358 harbors:
- the ligA gene encoding NAD-dependent DNA ligase LigA yields the protein MSVGSANVRWVSDSSAVDNDTNAPAPATAEQRVRWQQLADEVREHQFRYYVRDSPIITDGEFDTLLRRLQAMEEQHPDLLTPDSPTQLVGGGFATDFTAVDHLERMLSLDNVFDFDELRTWASRVEAETGPDLHYLCEVKIDGVALNLVYENGRLVRGATRGDGRTGEDVTLNARTIEDIPGELTPSAEFPIPALLEVRGEAYMRLEDFETLNAAIVADGRPPYANPRNTAAGSLRQKDPAVTARRRLRMICHGFGRIEGYAPASQHEAYRALAAWGLPVSDHTKLVQGIDAVIERVAYWGEHRHDIEHEIDGQVIKIDEMALQRRLGSTSRAPRWAIAYKYPPEEATTKLLNIEVNVGRTGRVTPFAVMEPVSIAGSTVSMATLHNASEVERKGVLIGDTVTIRKAGDVIPEVLGPVVDARTGAERAFVMPTHCPACGTELAPQKEGDADIRCPNQQFCPAQLRERVFHVAGRGAFDIESLGYEAANDLLKSGVITDEGDLFDLDESRLLATTLFANKDGGLSANGRRLLDNLDAAKSRPLWRVLVALSIRHVGPTAARVLAREFGSLDRIQDASAEELAAADGVGPTIAAAVAEWFTVEWHRAIVGKWRAAGVRMADERDESIERTLEGLSIVVTGSLDGFSRDGAKEAILVRGGKAAGSVSKKTAFVVIGDAPGSKAAKAEELGVPILDEDGFRLLLEAGPDAVTPQSEIESETEG
- a CDS encoding methionine synthase, which translates into the protein MIDRRKRATVYQDGTGEGRDSEADGKAAARPILHGGTATGVGSWPGTDPREAAATILGELPELPHLAELPGRGAGADLIGRMSALLVDMRFDTTTRGYRLAPRPGALSRRARDLLRADLDALEEVWETTGSSGPIKLQVAGPLTLAAQVELPHGHLVLTDSGALRDLSASLAEGLREHVAEVRRRLGAQVLLQVDEPSLTAVLDGSLRGVSVLDTVRAMPEPEALATLDAVLAAQSAPVLLHSCAAPPALGFLRRTSAAAIGFDLATIGTKELDPVGELLDAGKHLVLGAVPTTASAVMPGWRALAEPGVRLVDRLGFPRATLATQILVSPACGLGNAPLTWARQALSRAAEVARAYAEDPESLTFE
- a CDS encoding SDR family NAD(P)-dependent oxidoreductase, coding for MARRTALITGASAGFGRALARSLVHRGWRVLGTARDAERLARVAAELGPAFVAVPGDVTDPAHRAELAEVASGAGELALVVNNASALGPSPLVRLADYPLDELELVYRTNVIAPLAVVQFALPLLAADGSVVNLSSDAALEPYPEWGGYGSSKAALDQLTVILGAEHPQLSIYAFDPGDMRTAMHQAAFPGDDISDRPEPETVVPALLRLLDEKPKNGRYAAADFAVGHRS